A window from Nycticebus coucang isolate mNycCou1 chromosome X, mNycCou1.pri, whole genome shotgun sequence encodes these proteins:
- the LOC128577848 gene encoding 60S ribosomal protein L21-like, with the protein MTNTKGKRRGTRYMFSRRFRKHGVVPLATYMRIYKKGDIVDIKGMGTVQKGMPHKCYHGKTGRVYNVTQHAIGIVVNKQVKGKILAKRINVCIEHIKHPKSQDSFLKRVKENYQKKKEAKDKGTWVQLKRQPAPPREAHFVRTNGKEPELLEPIAYKFMA; encoded by the coding sequence atgacaaacacaaagggaaagaggagaggcacccgatacatgttctctaggcgttttagaaaacatggagttgttcctttggccacatatatgagaatctacaagaaaggtgatatcgtagacatcaagggaatgggtactgttcaaaaaggcatgccacacaaatgttaccatggcaaaactggaagagtctacaatgttacccagcatgctattggcattgttgtaaacaaacaagttaagggcaagatccttgcaaagaggattaatgtttgtattgagcatattaagcaccctaagagccaagatagcttcctgaaacgtgtgaaggaaaattatcagaaaaagaaggaagccaaagacaaaggtacctgggttcaactgaagcgccagcctgcgccacccagagaagcccactttgtgagaactaacggaaaggagcctgagctcctggaacccattgcctataaattcatggcataa